The genomic segment TCATAAAATTGACATAGCGCTTCAATATTTGCGGATCGAACTCGAGGGTATTTTTGATCGTCATCCGGTATTTTGCGTTATCTTCTTTCTTCAGCATATTCATAAATGCAGAATTATACACACGGTGCATTCCAAGCGTGCGGACAAAATACCCCTCCATCATCCAAAAGGCTTCGGCTAACAGCAAGGTATCGGGAGCTTCAACTGCACAGCGGTCTACTACCTCACGCCAAAACTCTTCGGGCAGCCGCTTTTGGAACTCCTCTGTGGAAAGCGCAAAGCGGGAACGGCTTGCGATATCTCCTCCCCGACCCGGCTCAGGATACCACAGCCGCCGGATATGCTTTTTTGCCAGCACCATTGCCGCATCGAAGCGGATAATCGGAAAATTCCGCGCAACGTGCAAAATCTTCCTGATAACTTCTTCACGGGCTTCAGGATTGAGAAAGTCAATTTGAGCGGTATCGTTCCACGGCAGACCCGTTCCGTCGTTCCCGTGATAAATATACCGTGTATCGCCGGTATAGTGATCGACCCGTTTAAACACCACCGCACAATCCGTTTTTGAATAGTAATGGTTCTCGAGGTAAATCCCGACACGGGAATCGTGAGAAAGATTTTCTCCGTCAAAATTATAGCCCGGGAAAGGACTTTCGCGGGTTTGTATAAAAAGATCAGGCCGCTCAATGACCCATTTTGAATCTATGCCGGTATGATTCGGCACCATATCCGCGGCAAGCCGAATACCGCACGCACCCGCACGTCTGCGCAGATTTTCAAGCGCTTCCCATCCGCCGATATCTCCGGCTATCTCATAATCCGTCAAACTGTACGCACTCGCTGCCGCTTCCAAATTTCCGCATATCTGTTTAATCCGCGCACTTGCAGGGGAACGTTCCCACACTCCGATAAGCCACAGCGCATTAAAGCCTGCTTCTGCAAGGAATACAAGCTCCTCATCGGGAATTTGATCGAGGCGAGTGATAGAGCGCTGATACTTTTTGCTGAGTTGATCCAACCATACCAGTGTACTTTTGGCAATCATCACAACATTCGGCATCCATTCCCGGTCAGCACTGAACCGTTCATATTCCTGCGTCAGATCTTCAAAATGATAGGCATCGTGTCCGCCAGCGCCGCCACCGCCCTGCCAAGCAGCTTTCTCCTCTTCTGAAAGGATATCCTGACTTGTTAAGAGCCTACCGATAAATTCGCCGAGCAAATCAAGCCAGTGCATTTTGATATATTCAAGCTGCCCCTTCAAGCTAAACGGTGCATAAGAAACGGGGGCTTTAAGCAACGAAATCAGATCGATTTTTTCAGGACCGAATACTTCGTTTTGAGACGCCCATTCACAAAGGCTGTCCCAAAAACAATTATACGAAGGATTCGCTGCAAGCTGTTCATCAGTAAAAAGAGGGTAAAAGGGCTGAAATGCGGGATTTTCATTTGCCAGTTTACACAAAATGAGTTCTTCAAACGCACGGTATTTATTTTCGATACCCGATACCGGATCGGTATTACAGAACCAATCTTCAACCGTCATCGTCCCGCCGTAAACCTCAGCAGGAGGAAATTCGGTACAAAATTCGAGTAATAAATTGTCGAGGTCGGGCAACTGTTCCTTTGCAAGTTCCGCTTGCACAAAGTCATACCCGCTGCTAAAAAAATCGGCGCGTACATCCCGCCGGTAGAGGCGGCACATATAATGGAATATTTCGTCGATGAGTCCCATCGCATTCAGTTGTCCTGCTTTTAAATACTGTTCTGGATGCACCGGCATCCCGAATGCGCCCGACTCGACAACCTCGTTATACTGAAAAGTAAAGGCATAAACATCGTTGATATTCCGTATAATTACATTCCCCGTCGATGAAAAGAGCGTTTTTGAAAAACGGCATTTTTCACGTATATCACGATGGATATGAAATTCCATAGTTTGAAAAAAACTATCCACATAAACTTTTTGCATATATTATCCTCGTATGTGCTAATTATATGCTGAAAATCCGAATATGTGAAGCTAGGCTAGCGTTTTTCACATTCATAAGATATACTAATAGATAGAGTTTAGTTTTAAATGCTAAATTATACTCAATTTTAAAGAATGCTATTTTGCAGGAGGTTTTATGATGGACAAGCAAAAAATAGAACGGATGCACACCGGTAAAGGATTTATCGCAGCCCTTGATCAGAGCGGCGGTAGTACGCCTAAGGCCTTAGCTGCCTACGGTGTCGGGAAAGATGCCTACTCCAATGAAAAAGAGATGTTTGATATGGTGCATGCCATGCGCACGCGGATTATCACCAGCAAAGAATTCGATAAAAAACACATTCTCGGCGCTATTCTTTTTGAACAAACGATGGATCGCGATATCGAAGGCATTCCTACGGCAGATTACCTGTGGGATAAACGCGGCGTTCTTCCGTTCCTAAAGGTCGATAAGGGACTTGCAGACTTAGCTGAAGGTGTTCAGATGATGAAGCCGATGCCCGATTTGGAAGCATTGCTGCAGCGCGCTGTACAGAAGCATATCTTCGGTACAAAAATGCGCTCTGTGATAAAGGAAGCAAATCCGGCCGGTATCAAAAAAGTTATCGACCAGCAGTTCGAAATCGGGCTACAGATTGCAAAGCATGGATTAGTACCGATTATCGAGCCGGAAGTAGACATTCACAGCTCTGATAAAGCAAAGTGCGAAGATATTCTAAAACAAGAAATTCACGACCACATTGCAAAATTGCCGAAGGATGTATTGATTATGCTCAAGCTGAGTATCCCGACGCAGGCAGACCTGTATAAAGAGTTTATCGACCATCCGCAGGTTGTGCGTGTCGTTGCGCTTTCGGGCGGCTACAGCAGAGAAGAAGCCAATGCCCTGCTGGCAAAGAACCACGGGATGATTGCAAGCTTCTCCCGCGCCCTTGCTGAGGATCTGCGCGCACAGCAGTCGCAAGAAGAATTTGATAAAACCCTTTCCACTGCGATTAAGAGTATCTACGACGCTTCGATTACATAATTGACCTGCCGCATAAGCAATTCATGGGGCTGTCCAAAAACTTCAGTTTTTGGACAGTTTCCTTAGATTTAGATGCGACGTTTAAAATTAAGTCATTATAAAGACTTAATTTTAAACTCGACGGGGATGTCCCGAAAGTAACCAACTTTTGGGACATCCCCATGAATTGCCCGCCCCATCCTTTTAACATAGAAAAACCGCTATGAAACGTGTCTTGCATTAGTAGATACATAAGTTGATACTTGTTTGGAACCGCTATGTATGCAGATTCTGTGGAAAGTTTTAGATTCTCATATACCGTGTCGTAATCAACACCCCCGACAGAGATTCATCCGTGGATAGCATTGATGAAATGGCTGTGATTTCCTTAAAGTCTGAAAGAAACAGCGAGCCGGAGTGTAAAGGTGTTTCCCAATCCGAATGTTCCGGTTATTTTATCTTTTTCACTAGGATTTGAGCTTTTATGAGTAATAAAAATGCCGGAAAAGCTGAGCATATCATGTATGCTGGCTGTAATACCGATATGCTGTGTAAACAAATACTGCAGTCCTATATGCAATGCAACCGGTGACACTGCATAATAAAAAGTTGTTCCAATTGTTTTGTTTTTCCATGGTCTAAAAGATCCTGCGGCAACTCCCGGCCCGATTCCGCAGTGAATACTAAACGGCTGTTTAACTCCGTACGTGTAGCCGAACAGTATCTGCCCATCAACAATAGAGCCTATGGTGTACTGTTTTTCGTTACCGAAACCGCCCTGTTTGAATAGGGTAATAGGACGCCCTATATTATTGATAATGCTAAAAGTAAAGCCGCTTGTTTCGTGCGTAAAGTGCATATCGATGCCGGTTGACGGAACCGGTATAATGTACGTAACTGCTTTTTGAGAAAACGCATCCGATTCTCCGATATTTTCTACTTCAAAAAAACTCCGTACCGTATGTACGGTACCCCCTACACCGGGAGAGAAAGTAATTTCTGCTGCAGAAAGGGAAATACCAATAAATAATAAAAATGCAAGCGCTGCACGCTTTTTTGCGACATAAGTCATCGTTGCAAACTTTGTAAAAGAACAAAATGAATTTTTTAATTTCATGACTATTTCCTCCTGTGTATTCATCGAATGACGCTACGGTTGAATGCTAACATTGCATATACTATATGTCAAGTATTATGAAAAAACCTGTCAAAAATACAAATATGATTTAGAACAAACGTTAGAAAGGCGAGCTTTTCACATACGAGGTTCTGATGGATATTCATTTTAACAGGCCGACGGCAAAACACAAAAAAGAATATGAGACACACGATACAAACCACACATGCATAGTATCAGTCAGTTATTTATTGTATAATTAGGTATAGGAGCCTATTATGAGTCGTAAAGTTTTTTGTGAAAAAGATGGAGTTGTAATTACCTATACCGATAACGATGTATATTTTGAAGACTCTAAAACAGCCGAAGCTATCTTGCTTACAAACGGAGGAGAAATAATCCATTCTAATTTTGATAGAGAAAAAAATGAATATTTTAAAAATTATCTCAAGCAGATTTATCAGTCTATCACGGCATTCCGTAATCTTGATGCACTGGAGACTGCTTGATGCCCAATAGTACAGAAGTGCAATTTTATAATTGATTGTATAAGAAGTATAGAGGTTCTGATGGATATTCATTTTAACAGGCTGACTGCAAAATATAAAAAAGAAACAATTGATATTTTCAATTATTATATCGAACATACAACAGCAGCATACCGTTCCGAAAAAGTTGGGTATGACTTCTTTAACACCCTCGTTGATGACGACGTTGTCAGCGCATACGCGATAATGAATAATGCAAACGAGGTTATCGGATTTTGTATGCTGGAAAAATATAAAAACATTCGAACATTTAACGAACTCGGCGATTGCATGTATTTCATTAAACCGGAAATGACCGGAAAAGGCGTGGGACGGAAAATCGTATCATTGCTGGAAAATGACGCAAAACTGCACGGAATGAAAAAGCTTGTCGTTGATATATCCGATGAAAATGAAAAAAGTATTGCATTTCATAAGAAGCATGAGTTTATTGAATACGGAAGATTGAAGAACTGTTGGCGGAAATTCGGCAGGAACATCGGAATAGTATATATGTATAAAGACATAGGTACGGCAACATAAAAAAAAGAAAAGGTAAAAAAACAGCAGGTCGGCTCGTTAAATTTTTATAGAAAAAGATTCAGGAAAGGATTATGGAATTTGCAAATGAATTTTTGCCGCTCCTTGAGCGGCTGAAAGCAGCCCTTACGGAAGCGGATACGGTACTCATCGGAGCGGGCGCGGGGCTTTCGACTTCGGCAGGTTTTACCTATTCAGGGGAACGCTTTGAAAAACATTTTGCGGATTTCCGCGCGAAGTACGGTTTTTCGGATATGTATACGGGCGGG from the Treponema medium genome contains:
- a CDS encoding alpha-amylase family glycosyl hydrolase, translating into MQKVYVDSFFQTMEFHIHRDIREKCRFSKTLFSSTGNVIIRNINDVYAFTFQYNEVVESGAFGMPVHPEQYLKAGQLNAMGLIDEIFHYMCRLYRRDVRADFFSSGYDFVQAELAKEQLPDLDNLLLEFCTEFPPAEVYGGTMTVEDWFCNTDPVSGIENKYRAFEELILCKLANENPAFQPFYPLFTDEQLAANPSYNCFWDSLCEWASQNEVFGPEKIDLISLLKAPVSYAPFSLKGQLEYIKMHWLDLLGEFIGRLLTSQDILSEEEKAAWQGGGGAGGHDAYHFEDLTQEYERFSADREWMPNVVMIAKSTLVWLDQLSKKYQRSITRLDQIPDEELVFLAEAGFNALWLIGVWERSPASARIKQICGNLEAAASAYSLTDYEIAGDIGGWEALENLRRRAGACGIRLAADMVPNHTGIDSKWVIERPDLFIQTRESPFPGYNFDGENLSHDSRVGIYLENHYYSKTDCAVVFKRVDHYTGDTRYIYHGNDGTGLPWNDTAQIDFLNPEAREEVIRKILHVARNFPIIRFDAAMVLAKKHIRRLWYPEPGRGGDIASRSRFALSTEEFQKRLPEEFWREVVDRCAVEAPDTLLLAEAFWMMEGYFVRTLGMHRVYNSAFMNMLKKEDNAKYRMTIKNTLEFDPQILKRYVNFMNNPDEETAVAQFGRDDKYFGVCTMLVAMPGLPMFGHGQIEGFEEKYGMEYRRAYYDEQVNIGLVERHRREIFPLMKQRRLFSGVENFLLYDFWTDGQVNENVFAWSNVHGDSGSLILYNNKYERAIGWINMSAAYAVKGADDEKRLVQRTLAQGLQLTVTSNRFVIFQEQHSKLWFIRKSTEIAERGLFAALNGFETQVFLNIHEVTDTPDELYRKLYEKLNGSGVADVAMGINEIKFKKLYDSLDVCVSKEILQDCIQLVKDCKHTENRHETELKIQSFINKLEPLAVVFLTALDETYRSNQVEHFLEEKVPSVKTSVKQLLTLYKARIYRLLFCASGLLVQEMPLTEMTSAVTVFIHKMCGTYSQLAVSFGSLFLMAVEDIAVYYKMEENISRLFAFLHLDEKLTALIRSTGFDIDPIENKADTVKYLYYVHNARGKKSIRRTGIVHRMAQDPNIIIRIGIHEWDGIKWFNREAAELLADDMAAMLFLSAARPVKQAECVKKTSASVEKYCRIDEEFSAAIHKSGYQVDRYLKIFAGTLK
- a CDS encoding fructose bisphosphate aldolase gives rise to the protein MDKQKIERMHTGKGFIAALDQSGGSTPKALAAYGVGKDAYSNEKEMFDMVHAMRTRIITSKEFDKKHILGAILFEQTMDRDIEGIPTADYLWDKRGVLPFLKVDKGLADLAEGVQMMKPMPDLEALLQRAVQKHIFGTKMRSVIKEANPAGIKKVIDQQFEIGLQIAKHGLVPIIEPEVDIHSSDKAKCEDILKQEIHDHIAKLPKDVLIMLKLSIPTQADLYKEFIDHPQVVRVVALSGGYSREEANALLAKNHGMIASFSRALAEDLRAQQSQEEFDKTLSTAIKSIYDASIT
- a CDS encoding DUF2715 domain-containing protein; the protein is MKLKNSFCSFTKFATMTYVAKKRAALAFLLFIGISLSAAEITFSPGVGGTVHTVRSFFEVENIGESDAFSQKAVTYIIPVPSTGIDMHFTHETSGFTFSIINNIGRPITLFKQGGFGNEKQYTIGSIVDGQILFGYTYGVKQPFSIHCGIGPGVAAGSFRPWKNKTIGTTFYYAVSPVALHIGLQYLFTQHIGITASIHDMLSFSGIFITHKSSNPSEKDKITGTFGLGNTFTLRLAVSFRL
- a CDS encoding GNAT family N-acetyltransferase; amino-acid sequence: MDIHFNRLTAKYKKETIDIFNYYIEHTTAAYRSEKVGYDFFNTLVDDDVVSAYAIMNNANEVIGFCMLEKYKNIRTFNELGDCMYFIKPEMTGKGVGRKIVSLLENDAKLHGMKKLVVDISDENEKSIAFHKKHEFIEYGRLKNCWRKFGRNIGIVYMYKDIGTAT